A DNA window from Daucus carota subsp. sativus chromosome 3, DH1 v3.0, whole genome shotgun sequence contains the following coding sequences:
- the LOC108214722 gene encoding T-complex protein 1 subunit beta — protein sequence MAVERLFKDEATEEKGDRARMSSFVGAMAIADLVKTTLGPKGMDKILQSTGRGNSVTVTNDGATILKSLHIDNPAAKVLVDISKVQDDEVGDGTTSVVVLAGELLREAEKLIATKIHPMTVISGYRMAAECARNALLEKVMDNKDDTDKFRTDLMKVAMTTLSSKILSQDKEHFANLAVDAVMRLKGSTNLESIQIIKKPGGSLKDSFLDEGFILDKKIGIGQPKRIENAKILVANTAMDTDKVKIYGARVRVDSMARVAEIEGAEKQKMKEKVQKIIAHGINCFVNRQLIYNFPEELFADAGILAIEHADFDGIERLGLVTGGEIASTFDNPESVKLGHCKLIEEIMIGEDKLIHFSGVEMGQACTIVLRGASFHVLDEAERSLHDALCVLSQTVNDSRVLFGGGWPEMVMAKAVDELARKTPGKKSHAIDAYSRALLAIPTTIADNAGLDSAELIAQLRAEHHKEESNAGIDVITGSVGDMSVLGICEAFKVKQAVLLSATEAAEMILRVDEIITCAPRRREDRM from the exons ATGGCG GTTGAGAGACTTTTTAAGGATGAAGCTACCGAAGAGAAGGGTGACCGTGCTAGGATG TCATCCTTCGTTGGTGCAATGGCCATCGCTGACTTGGTGAAGACAACTTTAGGGCCAAAGGGGATG GATAAAATATTACAGTCAACTGGTAGAGGAAACAGTGTCACTGTGACAAATGATGGTGCCACCATATTGAAGTCCCTGCATATTGATAATCCTGCAGCTAAAGTCCTTGTTG ATATATCCAAAGTTCAAGATGATGAAGTTGGCGACGGGACTACTTCAGTTGTAGTTTTAGCTGGGGAGCTATTAAGGGAGGCAGAGAAGTTGATTGCCACAAAGATTCACCCAATGACTGTTATATCAG GTTATCGAATGGCAGCTGAATGTGCCCGCAATGCACTTTTGGAGAAAGTCATGGATAACAAGGATGACACAG ATAAATTCAGGACAGACTTGATGAAGGTTGCAATGACTACTTTAAGCTCGAAGATTCTCTCACAGGACAAGGAACATTTTGCTAACCTGGCTGTTGATGCTGTTATGAGGCTGAAg GGTAGCACAAATTTAGAGTCGATTCAGATTATTAAAAAACCTGGAGGATCCTTGAAAGATTCTTTTCTTGATGAGGG ATTTATTCTGGACAAAAAAATTGGTATTGGACAGCCAAAACGCATAGAGAATGCCAAAATATTAGTTGCAAATACTGCCATGGATACAGACAAAGTGAAAATATATGGGGCACGTGTCCGTGTTGATTCTATGGCAAGGGTTGCTGAGATTGAAGGTGCAGAAAAGCAAAAAATGAAGGAGAAGGTTCAAAAGATCATAGCTCACGGGATCAATTGCTTTGTCAATCGACAGTTAATCTATAACTTCCCCGAGGAACTATTTGCTGATGCTGGAATACTTGCTATAGAGCATGCTGACTTTGACGGCATTGAACGGCTAGGACTAGTTACTGGGGGAGAAATCGCATCTACTTTTGACAATCCAGAGTCAGTAAAGCTTGGCCACTGTAAGCTCATTGAGGAAATTATGATTGGTGAAGACAAGCTGATCCACTTTTCAGGTGTCGAGATGGGTCAGGCGTGTACCATTGTGCTGAGAGGGGCAAG TTTTCATGTGCTTGATGAAGCGGAAAGATCTTTGCATGACGCCTTATGTGTGTTGTCTCAAACAGTAAATGACAGCAGGGTTTTGTTTGGAGGCGGATGGCCAGAGATGGTCATGGCAAAGGCAGTCGATGAGTTGGCAAGGAAGACTCCTGGTAAAAAGTCTCATGCAATTGATGCTTACTCGCGGGCACTTCTTGCAATCCCTACGACTATTGCTGACAATGCTGGATTGGACAGTGCTGAGTTGATTGCTCAACTCCGTGCTGAGCACCACAAGGAGGAAAGCAACGCAGGGATTGATGTCATTACTGGATCT GTTGGAGATATGTCGGTGTTGGGAATATGTGAGGCTTTCAAGGTCAAGCAGGCTGTACTGCTTTCTGCAACTGAAGCTGCTGAAATGATTCTTCGTGTTGATGAAATCATCACATGTGCTCCCCGGAGGAGAGAAGATAGAATGTGA
- the LOC108211295 gene encoding L-ascorbate oxidase homolog — MQLNVAALVTAFAFFAIVGAEDPYRFFTWNVTYGDIYPLGVRQQGILINGQFPGPDIHSVTNDNLIINVFNSLDQPFLISWNGIQQRRNSYMDGVAGTTCPIPPGKNYTYILQVKDQIGSFYYFPSLDFHKAAGGFGGIRILSRPRIPVPFPDPAGDYTVLIGDWYKTNHTKLKALLDGGRKLPNPDGILINGRGPNNGVPLNVEQGKTYRLRISNVGLQNSLNFRIQGHKMKLVEVEGTHTLQSTYSSLDVHVGQSYSVLVTADQPAQDYYIVVSSRFTSTILTTTTILKYSNSAGPVSGPPPGGPTIQIDWSLNQARSIRTNLTASGPRPNPQGSYHYGMVNTSRTIILSSSAGQIRGKQRYGINSVSYVPADTPLKLADFFNIGGVFRIGSISPNPPGGGLFLDTPVMGADFRSFVEIVFNNPENIIQSYHLDGYSFFVVGMDGGQWSSASRKGYNLHDAIARCTVQVYPKSWSAIYVPLDNVGMWNLRSEFWARQYLGQQFYLRVYTNSNSLRDEFPIPKNARLCGRAAGRHTRPL; from the exons ATGCAGCTAAATGTAGCTGCATTAGTCACTGCATTTGCATTTTTCGCCATTGTCGGAGCAGAGGATCCTTACCGATTCTTCACCTGGAATGTTACTTACGGTGACATCTATCCCCTCGGTGTTCGCCAACAG GGAATTCTAATCAATGGACAATTCCCGGGTCCTGATATTCATTCAGTCACCAATGATAATTTGATCATCAACGTCTTTAACAGCCTAGACCAACCTTTTCTAATCTCATG GAATGGGATTCAGCAGAGGAGGAATTCATATATGGATGGAGTTGCTGGGACTACATGCCCCATTCCTCCAGGGAAGAATTATACATACATTCTTCAAGTAAAGGATCAGATTGGCAGCTTTTACTATTTCCCTTCCCTTGATTTCCACAAAGCTGCCGGAGGGTTTGGAGGTATCAGAATCCTTAGCCGTCCCAGGATTCCTGTTCCATTCCCTGATCCTGCAGGCGATTATACCGTCTTAATTGGAGATTGGTACAAGACTAATCACACG AAATTGAAGGCACTTCTTGATGGTGGTAGGAAATTACCGAATCCTGATGGCATTCTTATCAATGGGCGTGGTCCTAATAATGGAGTCCCCTTGAATGTTGAACAAG GTAAAACATACAGGCTTAGAATATCAAATGTTGGACTCCAGAATTCGCTGAACTTCCGCATTCAAGGTCATAAAATGAAATTGGTGGAGGTGGAAGGAACACACACACTGCAATCGACCTATTCATCGCTTGATGTTCATGTTGGCCAATCTTACTCAGTACTTGTCACAGCTGATCAACCAGCTCAGGATTACTATATTGTTGTATCATCCCGCTTCACCTCTACAATTCTCACCACCACTACTATTCTGAAATATAGCAACTCTGCTGGCCCAGTTTCCGGCCCACCTCCTGGCGGACCTACCATTCAGATTGACTGGTCTCTGAACCAGGCACGTTCTATCAG GACTAATCTCACAGCAAGTGGACCAAGACCTAATCCACAAGGTTCCTACCATTATGGTATGGTAAACACTAGCAGAACTATCATATTGTCCAGTTCTGCAGGTCAAATCAGGGGCAAGCAGAGATATGGAATCAACAGTGTCTCCTATGTCCCAGCTGACACTCCACTAAAGCTAGCAGATTTCTTCAATATTGGAGGAGTTTTTCGTATTGGAAGCATATCTCCAAATCCTCCCGGTGGAGGTCTATTTCTTGACACCCCTGTCATGGGCGCTGACTTCAGATCCTTCGTGGAAATTGTTTTTAACAATCCTGAAAACATCATTCAGAGTTACCACCTTGATGGATACTCATTCTTTGTAGTAGG AATGGATGGAGGGCAATGGAGTTCAGCTAGCAGAAAAGGTTACAACCTCCACGATGCAATTGCACGTTGCACTGTTCAG GTGTACCCCAAATCATGGAGTGCCATTTATGTCCCGCTTGACAATGTGGGAATGTGGAACCTGAGGTCAGAGTTTTGGGCACGACAATATCTTGGACAGCAGTTCTATCTCCGTGTCTATACAAATTCCAATTCACTCAGAGACGAGTTCCCCATCCCAAAGAATGCTCGCCTTTGTGGTCGGGCAGCCGGAAGACATACAAGACCCCTTTAA